CGCAAAGAAGTATTTTTTCTCCTTTTTTCAATGTTCCGGAGTTCATGAGTTCCTCTAATGCTACAAAGATAGATCCGGCACCGATATTTCCGATGTCAGAAAGGTTGTAGAACCACTTTTCAGCAGGGAAGTCCATTCCTTTTTTAGCAAATTCTTCTTTCAATCCATCTTTAAAATATCCTGAAGAGATGTGAGCCAATACGTGGTCTATTTTTTCAGGATCAAGATTGTGTTTGTCAAAGGAAGCTCTTAAGCTTTCCGCCCCTTTTACAAGAATATATTTATCAAGGATTTTAGTATCCTGCTTAATGGCAAAAATAGAATCTTTCAACCATGAATCAGATGGATAATCTGCCCATGATTTTAAGCTTCCGTCTTCCTGTTTTTCACATCCTGCATACATACATGCCTCGATTTCGTGGGCATAAGAATAGAAATCGATGAATTCCACTCTTAAAGAGATCCCGTTTTCTCTCGGTTTATTTTCTAGTAAGAAAGCACCAGCTCCATCAGAGAGCATCCATCTAAGGAATTCTCTTTTGAAAGCGATAATAGGTCTTTCTTCCAATAATTTTAAATTTTCAGCTTCATGGTTGAATTTATCGGCCGTCATCCATGCAGACATTCTTTCAGAACCCGCACATACAGCACTTTCCTGTACACCGGCTCGTACTGAGAGGAATCCGTAGTTAAGGGCATTCATTCCTGAGTTGCAAAGTCCGGTGGCAGTATTGATTTCAATAGATTTCCCGATGTTCAGTTCACCATGAACCATAGAAGCATGTGAGGGCTGAATCTGGTCAGGAGAAGTAGTGCCTACGGATAGTAACTTCATATCTTCCTTCTTGAAATTCTCATCAAAAAGTCCTTCAATTGCCTTGGCAGTAAGCTGCGCATTGGAATGCGTAGGGTTTCCTTCTTTATCTAAAGCGTAATATCTTGTCGTGATTTTATTATTTCTTAAAATAAGTGATCTGGCTTTAGAAGGTGCGTCATTGATAAGCCCAAGATATGTCTCCATTTCCTCATTTGATACCGGTTCATTGGGTAAATATTTTGAAGCTTTTGTTATAAATACGTCGTACATTCTATTTTAAATTAATTCCTTGTAAATATCTTTTTTGTTTTTGTCTTTTAAACCAAAATATAGGGGTTGTAAGCAGGTGTAATACCAAAACGATTGGTGAGATAATCCATATCGCTGCCATCAAATATACCTTAAAGAATTTTATCAGCAATGGACGTTTCTCTTTTTTCTTGATAATCAGATTAGACCATACTGTGAAAATCTTGTTCCCTACCTTTTCTACACGTACTAAAAACGGGCGGATTTCGACGGCTCCATTTTTTACAAGATCCGGTTGTAAATTGTTCAGATCATTGTTTTTAAAATGCTTTTCGATAATCTCTCCATATTTTACCGAACCTGAAATTTCTTCATCCGAAACTCCTGCTGCCGGAAGCAGTCCGGATTTTTCCTTTTGCCCTGTAGTCAGCCAGCGAAGAATAGTCAGTACACTGGTATAATTGTCATGTCTGTCTACTAATGCAATGTTTCCGACAAGTTGGGCTTTTAAATCTCTTAAATATACTTTCAGCTTTTCCTGTGAGAGCATCCACATATTTCTTGTTCCGGAAACGGTAACTACAGGCGTGTCTTTAAGGATGCGCTCTGCATAGCCGCTCTTCAAAAATGAAATGATCGGAATAGAGGGGGTAAGATACCAAACCTGATATCCGAACAGGATGAGGTCATACTTTTTGTTCAGTATTTCTTCTGAAGGGGGAACAATTTCTTTGGGGATCTGTAAATAAGATTCCGGAAAAGTGTTGAAAAAAACATCACCTGGCCAAGGAAAAGGGAAGTCTTCCCTCAACTTAATATTATAATAGGTAATATCATATTCTTCCTTTTGAGCTTCAAAAGGCTTGGCAATATTTCTCATAATATCCTCCAGCTGACCGGTTTGAGAATAATATATGACAAGTATATTTTTTTTCATGGAATCTTTTTAGCGTTTACAAAAATATGTTTTTCATATTTATTATTTAGTTTTAAATACTTTTAATGATTCAGAACTAAATTCTAATATATAATTTTTATTTTCTATTACCGTTTTTGTGGTATTGATAAAAATGATCGTTTCAGGAAGATTTTGAATTTCATTGAGATCAAAATTATCATCCGAAATCAGGAGAACATCAATGCTTTTCGTTACTTCAGACACATCCTTTATATAGTTGATCTTTCTCCTTTTTACCAGATAATTATGAGAAGCAGTTGCTCTTTTATCTTCATTTATAATCCTTGAAAAAATTCTTCTACTGGCCTGATATAGGGTGAGTAAAGCATCTTTTTGTCCAAAATCATCAGCAATATGCAGGATGTTGGCATCGGCAGGAATGTGTTTATTCAGTTCAAAATAAGCTGATTTATTGGTGTTGAAATCTTTCTTTACTTCTGTTACAACCTCATTGTCTTTATATAGATAGCTTAATAATAACTGCTTTTTAAAATAATTTTCGTCTTCAATCTCTTCTCTCAGTTGAGCAAATTCTTCTCTGTAATACGCATTAATCTTTTTCGTTCTTTCAGAATAGTTTTTACCAAAGCTTACATCATCTTTACTGATTCTATTTCCTACTTTTACAATAATGCTGCCATCATAGATAATAAAATCTCCTTTCGGAAGTACTTCAGAATTTCCATGAATATACAAAGGAAGAATATCCAGCTCAAACTGTTCTGCAAGATAAAAGGCTCCTTTATGAAATCTTTTCACATCATTGGTATAAGAGCGTTCTGCCTCTGGAAAAACAACAAGAGAATATCCCTGTGCTATTTTTTCCTTTAATTTATCCATTCCGTTTTCAATACCCTGGGAAACCGGATAAAAGCCCAGTGCCCTTACCAGTTTTCCGAAGACCGGAGATTTGTATACCCAATCATTGACTAAATAAATGATTTTATGAGTGGCCATTGCAATAGCTAATGTATCCAGGAAAGAGGTATGATTAGCAATAATGACTGCCGGTTTACTGAAGTTCTCATTCGGATTTTTAATGACCTTCTTCTTTACAAATGGATTCGAATAAAGAACAGAAGTTAAAAACTTAGCCAAAATAATTTTGATAATGTTCAGCGTTTTACCCTTTGAATTTTTCACAAAGAAACTTCCTATGGCTGAAAATATCATGCCTCCAAGCCCATAATATAAAAAACTGAAGAGGGAGACGATCAATAATCTGAATGTTATTGGTGAAAGTCCTTTTTTTGCTCTGTTGGTGATTAATAATCTGAACCAGAATGGGTATAGGGTAGAAGTGATGATAATCACGGAGAACATTCCGATCAAGGCAACCAATGCTAATGAATGCAAAGCCGGATGTTTGGCAAAAATCAGAGATCCTATGGATAAAATGGTGGTAAATACTGCTAAAATAATTGAAGTTCTATAAGTAGGCAGCTCATTCTTTCCGGTTGTATGCTCCTTTTGCATGGCCTGGGTAAGGAAAATACTAAAATCATCACCCACTCCGAAGACCAATGTACAGACTACCGTACTGAAAATATTTAATTCCAGTCCTAAGAAATAAAGAATTCCGGCAGTGACCACTCCGGTCAGTACAATGGGGAACATGGTCAAAACAGTCAGCTCAAAATTTCTGAAGAAGATAATGATGGTTAAGACGATAGCCAGAAGAGAATAATTAATCAGGGTATTGAAGTCTCTTTTTAATAACCCTAAAAAGTTTTCATTCATCTGCTGGCGGTCAATGGCAATAGCATCATGTTTCTTTTCAATATCTTTGATGAAAGCATCTCTTTTTTTATCATCTACCTTCACTACATTGGAAACCGTATAAAAACCGTTTTCATTGCTCATGAATTCTGAAATCTGAAGTGCTTTTACTTTTTCATAGTCTTTGATGCCTAACGTAGAATAGTTTTTATTTAAAACCTCATTAAAATTATCAAAAGCAGAACTGTTGAATCCAAATTTATTCCCATTGCTGATAAGCTCAGAAACGGTTTGATTCTTTTTGTTATCATTCCAGAAACTTTTCCACTCCTCAATTTTCTTTTGCTGATCTTTTTCCGACAGGACAATACTTCCAATAGAATTATAGCTGAGGATTTTACCCTCTTTTTTCTCTTGTTCCAGGAATGTATTTAATTGGGAGTTTCTCGCCAAAGCCTGTTCTTCTGAGTTTCCATAAGAAATCGTATAAATGGATTTTGAAGTAATATCCGATAGTTTTTGGAGTTTGGCTTCACTGATTTTCATTTCTTTCGGAATGTAATTCAGATCTCCAATGTCTTCATTAAACCCAACATGTCTGAATCCAAATAAGCATGCTACAATGATTATGGAACATCCAATAATCAAAGGTTTATTTTTCTCGTATGGATATGAGCCTATTGTATCAATAAAATTGGTGCTAAGTTTCTCTTTGGTATGTTTAGGTTTATAAAGCTGTGGAACAATAATCAATGCGGTAATAGAGGATAAAATTACCGTGATGGCAGCGAAAAGTCCCAGATCCTTTAAGGCTTCGGAGCGTACAAATACCAAGCATAAAAAGGAAACAGCTGTAGTAGCACTACTCAAAATAATTGGCTGTGTGATTTCTTTATAAAGCTCCTCAATATTGTTATTATGCTTGTAATGGGTAAGAATATGCAGGGCATAGTCTATGGTAATCCCGATAAGGATGGCCCCAACACTTAATGAAATGGCCGAAATTTTATCTTTAATAAAATATAAGACCAATAAGGCCAGTAAAACAGAGAATACTGTTGGCAGGAAGACTATAATTGGAGTAAAGAAGTTCCTGAAATAATAGATCAACAGAATCAGCAGTACCGTCATAGAAATCACAACCGTATTCTGAATGTCTTTTTTGATCTGTTTGGCATTGGCCACTGCAATCACCGGAGAACCAAAATAACTGATCTCTGTTTTTCCTTTGAACTGTTTATTCAGGTTATCTTTTATGGTATTAAGCTGGTCAATAAAAGCTTCATTGGATTTTGTATCATTACTTTTATTTTTAGGTTCAATAAAAAGCAAAAGGTTTTTGCCATCCTTGGTTACAATATAGCTGTCTTCCAATTTGAAATCCTTGCTGATATTGAGTGCATTTAATTTTTTAATTCCCAGAAAGGTTAATCCCAGAGGGTCTTTTTTGATAAATTCTTTGGTCACAAGGCTTGTAGGAGAAACCAAAGAGATGTAATTATCCTCTACCTGTTTGGCAATGCTATCTTTTTGAAGTTTCCTTTCAATCTCTTGATAATCATTTTCATTGAGAAATAAAGGCAGGTTTTGATTCACGAAATCAAAGGTTTCAGAAATCTCATTATCATTCACTTTTCCCTGGATTGAGGCAATATACTTTTGTAAAGTCTCTGTTTTTTGTAAAAAAGTATCGGCCGTTTCAGAAAGCTGAAAGCTGTCTTCACCGGATTTGTTTTCTATGATAACAATGATCTTGTCCGAAAAATTAAGCTGTTTAAGCACCTTTGCCGTAAGATCGGATTTTTCATTTTTAGGAATGATCTGATTGATATCTTCTTCAAAATTAATCTTAGAAGCAAAGAATAGACATAAGAGAGCAATTCCCAATGCTGTAAAAACAGAAAGAATTTTGTTTCTGGAAATCAGATAATATAAAAATATAAAAAAGCGATGCATTGCATTTGGATCAAGTCTGCAAATTTAAATTTTTAAGGATTACATCAAAATAGTTTAGGGATAAGTTTTGGCTGAAAATCAACAAAATATTCTAGGCAGAATGAAAAAATATTCTACTTTTGCAAAAGTTCCCCTTTGATAAAATGTATTTTAAACCACAATTATTATTAAAAAAATAAGAATCTGTTTTTGATATGTTGACAAAAAATGATGAAAAAATAAACGGATTTCTATTTGTAGCAGTACTCCCGTTTTTGCTGTTTGCGATGTCTTATTATGGCTTTGAGTCTTCGTATGTAAGATTAAAAACCATGGAGAAGGCTCCGGACTTTATGTTCTCCTCTGTATATGCTTACAGAGTAATCCCCAATTATCTGAGTGTACATGCTACAGAGGTGGTAACCCTCATCGTAAATAATTACCTTCCTTTTCTGAAGAACTTTCTTTTAAAACAGGGAACTTTGTTTTATCACAGTATTTTTTTGATTAACAGTTTCTTTTTTGTGCTGTCTTCAATTGTTTTGCATTCACTATTCAAATTAAGTCATACAGGAGTTCTTCTACATTTGAATATCAGGAGAATGATTCACTTGCTGGCTGTTTTTTTTATTGTTATTGTGCAGTACGTTCCCACTAATTGTGATTCTATTGCAATTTTCTTTTATCTTTCAGGAGCATTACTTACGTTGAAATATTTCCAGAAGCGGAGAACCATAGATTTTATTCTTTTATGTGCGGTGGTATTTATTTCTACGTTGGCAAGAGAAACTTCATGCCTGAACATTTCTTTTTTTGCCGCAATGTGTATTGATTTTGAAAAATTGAAAAAGAAGGATTTTACTTTCATCAAAGAGCTTATATTTTTGGTGGTTGCTTTTATTATTCCTTACGCAGGACTTAGGATGATGATTCATCAGGATGTGTCTTTTGTGGAAGGAATTTATTTCCTGGATAATTTCAGCAGTCCTTTTAATATAAGCGGTCTTCTGTTTGGAACATTAAGTTTATATTTCAGTTACCTGTTGTGTAATGATGAAGGAAAAATATTGATCAGAAAATATCTGTTCTTTGCCATTCCTTACCTGGTCATGATTGCCATGGTAGGGCTTTTCTGGGAAGTCAGATTGTTTATCCCTTTGATTCTTACGGGATTTATTTTTACTTCATATCAATTTAAAAATACCATATCCGTCTAATGAGTTTATTGCACCCATATTATATCATTGCAATCATCTATATGTTGATTTTCAGTTTTCACGAAGTGTATTCCGAGAAAACGAACAAAGGGGCGCTTTATATTTTGGCGGTTTATCTTGTTATTATTGCAGGGTTTCGTGATGATGTAGGGCCGGATTATGGAAGTTATGTAGGAATTTATGTGTATTCGGATACGAAAGATTATTTGAGTATTTTTCTTTCGGCACTTTCAATAAAAGGTCCTCAGGTTGTGGAACAGGAGTGGCTCTATGTGTTGATTAATAAGATTCTTCTCAATATTTTTGATGCTCCCTTTTACATGTTAACGTTTGTAATTGCAGCACTGGTAACATTTTTTAAAACAAAATTTGTTGAAGAGAATACGCACTATCCTTTCACCTTTTTGCTTTTTGTCTTTATTCCGGGATTCTTTATTGGAGAGAGTGGTCAGATCAGACAAAATTTAGGCTGTTTCATGGCATATTGGGCCATCCGGTATATTAAAGAGCGGAATTTGTGGATGTATCTTTTATGGATTTACCTTGCAGCAGGTATTCATAATGTTTGTTATCTGATGCTTCCGATGTATTGGGTAGCCAGAATTCCACTGAATAAAATGTGGATGCTTATTTTTATTCTGATATCAGTATTCCTTTCTCCATTTGAGGTATACCGTTATTTTGGAGATTTACTGGGAAGTATAGCGTCCGAGAATACTTTGATAGACGGTTTCAACGGTTATGTTAATGAATCTGTAGAGAGGCTGAACGGAGGGTTTGGAATTCCGGAGGTAATGTTGGCTATTTGTACAGCCTTCCTCTTTGTTTTTGATACAAAAATGAAAGAAAAATATCCTTATTACGAATATCACCGGAATTATACCGTAATAGGAATCTGCTTTTACTTTATCTTTAGAAATAACCCTATCTTTTCATCCAGATTAACGGGAACTTTTCTGGCATTTTCCTATATTCTAATTCCAAATACCATGTTTGTGGTTTCTAAAGGGATGAAAGCTGCCATCCATAGTTTCATTATATTTTTGGTGATTTTTAACTTTGTGGTATTCTCCATGTTTAAAAATATTACGGCAGGAAGATTTACAATAGATCTTTATCATAACCATATTCTTCCGTAAGGTGTTTCTATATTTTATCATATATGGCTGAACAAAGAAATAGGATATTGGTTTTAGACGGTTTAAGAGGGCTTGCTATTTTGTTGGTCTTTCTTTTCCATGGATACTATATTTGGGAAAAAAATTATCCTTTTGGAGGTTTGTATAAAGATAATATCCTGGTAAAATATGGAGATCTTGGAGTACAGCTGTTTTTTCTGATTTCCGGGTTTGTTATTCTGATGTCTATGGAAAAAACACCCGGTTTTATCCAGTTTATTAAAAACAGATGGGTGAGACTTTTTCCAAGTATGCTGATCTGTTCAGTGATTATCTATATTACTGCGGGGTTCTTTTCTGAAAGACCTTTGGGAATTCCGGAGCTTAAATCTCTGCTTCCAGGAATTTTATTCGTAGACGAGGGGCTGCTTGAACGTGTTTTTAAAACAGACTTTCCCGTTTTAGAATCATCATTTTGGTCTTTATATATTGAAGTGAAATTTTATGTGATTTTTGGTGCACTTTATTATCTGTTTAAAAGAAATCTGGCATTGTTGGGGATCTTTATCATTTATTTGGTAGCCGTATCCTATCAGATCCTGGAATTCCATCATTTGCTTCCTTTAGAATTGTTGAAGTTTAAGGCTTACATTGGGAATTTTGTATATTTTGGATGGTTTGTTTCAGGGGCATTAATCTATATTTACTATAAAGAACGGGATAAACGATATCTGTATGCATTTGTTATAGCCACAATATGTGCCATGTTTTATATGTACAGGCTTCAGGATATGACAAGAAATTTATATCTTATGATGCTGGTTCTTATTTTTGTAGGGGCATTATTCTGGGATAAAATGGAACGTTTCTTTTCTATGAGACTATTCACGTTTATTGGTTTTGTAAGTTATCCTGTTTATCTATTGCATGAAAATATGATGATCTCATGGATGGTGAAGATTGATAAACATATTCCTGTTCCCTACTGGCTTCTGCCTATTATTTCTTTTTCGCTTGTTATTCCTATAGCATATCTTGTAGCAAAATATCTTGAACCTCCAATTCAGAAAAAATTAAAAGTTTTGCTTAAAAATATAAAATAAAAAAACGGTACTACTATCGTTTTTTTTATAGATATATTTCTATAATGTGTTGCTGTTAAATTTGTTATGATCTAATACTGTTTTTCATATATTTGTGATAAATAATTCCCAACCTGTGCAAGGTTTGAACTAAAAAAACAAATACACCATGATGAACAAAAATAGGAGTGAAATCACTCATATCTTCCTTTTTTCTTTTACCCGATATCATCTTTTCGGGATACAATAATCAAGTTTTAACACATTTATTCAAACAACAACGTTTATGAAAGCAAAATTTATTTCTAAAATTTTGGCAACAGCATTCTGCGTGGTGTCAACTCATGCTTTTTCGCGGGAATTTTCGCCCCCGGAAACTTATGAAAAGCCTGATGTTCTCAGGTTTAACGGTCTTGTCGCTCCATTTACTTATGATCTGGATCCGCTTATTATGATCAATCAGAACGTCAATCAGAAAGGGTTGGTGGTAATGAGTGGAAAACTTACAAAACCTTTTACCAGCGACCATATAAAACTTTCGGTAAAGTATAAGGATGCGCAAGATAATTGGGTTACCGGATGGTGTAAAACCCTGTATTCGTATAACCAGTACAATGAAATTCTTACGGTTCGTTTTGAACTTCCTGCTTCTGCTCAAAGTTCTTATCATGTAAAAGTAGAATTGAGTTCAGATACGAATCTCAGCAATTTTAATAGTGTGGTATGGGATAAGAGTATAAGTCATTATAAACTTAATGATTATGTTGCTGCCAACTGTGACCTGGATGAGAATGAATATACCATGCTTTTAACTCCCAAAAAAGAAGGATCATTGCTTACCAACAGCAGTGGAAAAGTGATTGGAGTAAAAGACAGGGTGACTTCCGCTTATTCCTGGAATAAGCTGAGCAATGTTTTGATGGATAATAAAAAAGACGATGTCGTGTTTGCGCCAACTCAGCCATCAGATCTGATAACAGATGCAAATGGGAGCAAATCTGTAAAATTGGTTAATACAGGAGCTGTCAGTGATACCTTAGGAGCTACTTCCGAATTTATTTACAATGAAGCAGCAGGGCACCCCATTCCTTACCTGTATAGCTATGATGACCCTGTATATATGTTTGCCGGTAAATTTTCAGCGAACGGGTTCTTTGTGAAATTCAGTCAATGGCCGGGAGAGCCTAATGGCCCAGGGTATTTTAATTGGAAAAATCCAAACTTTATAGAAAGCAGATACTTTAATATGTATAACAAGACATGGAAAAGTTTATCTGAATTTATTCCGGATCAGGAACCGGTTGTGATTGTATCAAGTCTTACGACCGGATTAAGAATCTATAAAAGTGATGGAACTTATATAGACCTTACTCCAAGCAGTACAAGTAATTATGGAGCTCCTTATTTCGGATATACAAACAACGTGGCGAGAAGAGGTCCCGGATCTGAAAACCTTATTATTTCCAATACCTCAGAAATGACTTTATATGGTGTGGGTGCGCTAAGGAATGATGTTAATACTTTATACCAGCCCAAAAGGTCTATGCAGGATGTTGAAAAAGAAGTATTCAAATTCATTAAATATACTGGCGTTTTTGGTTCAACTACCGCTTATGATGATACTTCAGAATGTTCGCAAGGATGTTTTACGGTTAATGCGGATGCTGTCTCAGATTATAGTGTGGCAGACTGGACCAAAGCTCCCAATAGTTATATTTTTACAGGAAAAGATAAAACAGGAAATGCTGTGGACGGTCTTTATATTCCTATTAAAAAAGCTTTCGCCATGTGGCAGAAGGATAAATATATAGGTGGATCTAATATTCCTGCAGGAACATTAACTGCAGATGTTTTATGGGAAGATGCTCATGGATTGATTAAATCAGGAACTAATTATAGCCTTGAAATGATGGGTTCAGGAGAAGATGCCAAGATAAAAGTTCCTGTTAACAAAGCTAAAAAAGGAAATGCCGTTATTGCATTAAAAGTGGGCGGGGAAGTGTATTGGTCATGGCATATCTGGGTGACAGATGATCCTACGAATGGTTCCACTTATAAAAGCTTTGCCGGGCTCAAAAGACAAAAGAAAGATGGAACGGTGGAATTGATTCCGGATTCGGATTGGGGCTGGATGGATAGAAACTTAGGAGCGATGAGTAATTCTTTAACTTCAGGAAACTGGAATAAAAATGGAGGATTGCTTTATCAATGGGGAAGAAAAGATCCTATTCCTCCTTTGACAGCTAAAGGAAATGACTCTTATGAAGTATCTGGTTCTATAGGAAGAGTAAGACATAGAAATGCTCAGTATACGACAAATTCAGTTAAAATTGATGCCCTTAGAAAATTTGTTCCATTGGCGAATGCAAATGTGAGAAATAATCTTTCTCTTGCTGTTAAAAATCCTTTAAGCCTTATCTATGTCGGGAATAACAGTGCAGATATTGCTTATTATGACAGTGGCAAGACACTCATGCTAAACTGGTTTGGGAAATCACCTGATTTTGGGAGCAATCGTCTTTCTGAGTTGAATTTATGGTCTGATAATTCAGAAGGGAAGTATAGAGATAATTATCTGGAAGATAATGATGCACAGCCCTACAAAAATAAATCTTCTTATGATCCATGTCCTAATGGTTGGCGGGTTCCTTCTGTGTTAGTGGCCAATGCAGGATCAAAGACTTATATTGATGATATAAGAATTGACTTTTCTCCTTTAGGGGTAAAAACCAATATGGGTAAGAATACTTTCGAGGCCAATACGTATCAGATCATCAAACCTACAGATGCAGGAGCGCCTAACTTTATGAAAGGATTTAAACTGTACACTAACGTAGGATATGATCTTTCCAATGTGGGTGGATTTAATATGGGTAAATTTCCAGGTACCGGACAATTGCTTATCAACAGACATGAAGGTCAGTATACAGATCAGCATCATACCGCTTTATGGACAGCAACTATGACCAGACATTTCGATGCCTCCCCATCCATAGTAGCCAGAGCATTATTTATGGTTCCTGACAAAGAGCAGCCTGATATTCCGGATTCAAATTACCCGAATATTAACGGAAGATATTTCTATCAGCCCTTATCTATGGGAGAAACTTCAGGTGCTAATGGTTGCAGATGTATCAAGGATCCTTTATATGTAGTGAACGATTATGATTTCCCTACAGATTTCTTTGCAGAAGGACAATATATGGAAGGATTAGATAATCCGAACACCTATACAATAGTAAAATCTACTGGTGAATCTACTCTTGAAATTCCAATCAGTAAAGCTTTTTCAGCTCAGAGTCAATTGCTGAATAATCCTGATATTTTAAATGCATCAAGCTTTGATAATTTAAAAACAAATGTTCTATGGACAACGGATACAGGTCTCATTAAGCAGGTTTCCGTAGATCAGCCGGGTTCTATATCTGCAATCAGCAGCTCAAAGATAAAAGTAATCATTAATCCAAACAAAAGCGGGAATGCTGTCGTTACTCTACACAACGGAAGTATCACCAACCCGGTATATTGGAGCTGGCATATCTGGGTGACCAATACAGCTATTACATCTAATCGCTATATAACAGATCAGCCGGATGCTAACGCCGTGAACTATATAAACTTTGCCAAAAGAAGTGAAGTTCTGGATACTGAAATCATGGATAGAAATTTAGGGGCGGTAGAAGTATTTCCGACCATTAATGGAGATAACTTAAACCCTGAGACAGCATTGCCAGGCTCTCCGGAACAAATTATGTTATCTGGCGGACTTCATTATCAATGGGGAAGAAAAGACCCTATTCCAACCTATAGAACGGCATCAGATATTGATTATGGTCAATATCGTTATAAAACAGATGCTGTAAAATACTGGACAGGAACTACTGCTGCAAACGGGACCATTACTTATGCCCCTTTAATTGAATCAAATTATA
This Chryseobacterium sp. G0162 DNA region includes the following protein-coding sequences:
- a CDS encoding T9SS type A sorting domain-containing protein, with translation MKAKFISKILATAFCVVSTHAFSREFSPPETYEKPDVLRFNGLVAPFTYDLDPLIMINQNVNQKGLVVMSGKLTKPFTSDHIKLSVKYKDAQDNWVTGWCKTLYSYNQYNEILTVRFELPASAQSSYHVKVELSSDTNLSNFNSVVWDKSISHYKLNDYVAANCDLDENEYTMLLTPKKEGSLLTNSSGKVIGVKDRVTSAYSWNKLSNVLMDNKKDDVVFAPTQPSDLITDANGSKSVKLVNTGAVSDTLGATSEFIYNEAAGHPIPYLYSYDDPVYMFAGKFSANGFFVKFSQWPGEPNGPGYFNWKNPNFIESRYFNMYNKTWKSLSEFIPDQEPVVIVSSLTTGLRIYKSDGTYIDLTPSSTSNYGAPYFGYTNNVARRGPGSENLIISNTSEMTLYGVGALRNDVNTLYQPKRSMQDVEKEVFKFIKYTGVFGSTTAYDDTSECSQGCFTVNADAVSDYSVADWTKAPNSYIFTGKDKTGNAVDGLYIPIKKAFAMWQKDKYIGGSNIPAGTLTADVLWEDAHGLIKSGTNYSLEMMGSGEDAKIKVPVNKAKKGNAVIALKVGGEVYWSWHIWVTDDPTNGSTYKSFAGLKRQKKDGTVELIPDSDWGWMDRNLGAMSNSLTSGNWNKNGGLLYQWGRKDPIPPLTAKGNDSYEVSGSIGRVRHRNAQYTTNSVKIDALRKFVPLANANVRNNLSLAVKNPLSLIYVGNNSADIAYYDSGKTLMLNWFGKSPDFGSNRLSELNLWSDNSEGKYRDNYLEDNDAQPYKNKSSYDPCPNGWRVPSVLVANAGSKTYIDDIRIDFSPLGVKTNMGKNTFEANTYQIIKPTDAGAPNFMKGFKLYTNVGYDLSNVGGFNMGKFPGTGQLLINRHEGQYTDQHHTALWTATMTRHFDASPSIVARALFMVPDKEQPDIPDSNYPNINGRYFYQPLSMGETSGANGCRCIKDPLYVVNDYDFPTDFFAEGQYMEGLDNPNTYTIVKSTGESTLEIPISKAFSAQSQLLNNPDILNASSFDNLKTNVLWTTDTGLIKQVSVDQPGSISAISSSKIKVIINPNKSGNAVVTLHNGSITNPVYWSWHIWVTNTAITSNRYITDQPDANAVNYINFAKRSEVLDTEIMDRNLGAVEVFPTINGDNLNPETALPGSPEQIMLSGGLHYQWGRKDPIPTYRTASDIDYGQYRYKTDAVKYWTGTTAANGTITYAPLIESNYNTNYIRPYATYSNSANANVVATDKPSEKIAKVLSYSVKNPLAFMVPSTLDATGKGSDWLASEPNLAADRWGRGDKKSPFDPCPEGWRIPDLTTVSVIAVPSNPVAQEDFGLSPWYRKGYRAASSYRIITDNFGIQVRVGKRRIAGFMFPNNDYTIGNYAIFTGMRGYRSVTTNTTPNFASSEGDSNGSLYTGFWTSGLSSNFNGRPINLLLKKYDSGVPQNFIQAFHDNNDPYFGASCRCVKVKTDGTNEAGPIPRLQVTTVSTARATNILAKKAVEEQIVQNKLEVFPNPVKSILYIKGNDKVKEYHYQVYNMSGQLVKSGKFENEKTDLSVLTTGIYLIRINNSENVVKIIKE